The Triticum urartu cultivar G1812 chromosome 6, Tu2.1, whole genome shotgun sequence genome includes the window CAATACCACACGGAGGCTGCGGGACTTGATGCGGAGGCACGAAGGGTAGTTGTACGAGAGGGCAAAGGAGAGGATCTTCAGTTCAGGGCAGTGTGCGAGCAAGGCGTTGAATTTCTTGTCTTCGACCATGGAGTGGAAAAGGCCGAGCTCGTGCAGGTTTGGGAAGGCGGGCCGGTGAGCGGTGGGAATGTCCGGAAAGTTCCAGATGCCTATGTAGAGGCGGCTGAGGGAGGCACATCTGAGGATATCATCGGGGAGCGGCATGTTGATCGGCCAGGGGCGGTTGAAGAGGATGAGGTCCTGGATCTTCTTGGCGGCGAGGCCGGCGACCAGGCGCTGGAGCGCGTACTCCTGCTCGTAGAAGGAGGTGCGGGTGATGCGCACAGCTCGGATGGAGCCAGGGTGAGCGGCCACGCAGAGCGAGATGCCGCGCACGGCATCGAAGACGCTGTGCCCTTCGGCGGCCCTGAAGTGGCCGTCGTCGACGAGGAGCGGGGTCGCCGCCCACACGCAGCGCCAGCGGGTGGAGAGGACCATGGTGCGTGCGGCTTCCTTGGTGGGGAGGCGGGACATGATGTTGGAGAGCAGGTTGCGCGGGAGGCGGCTGAAGTGGTCCTGGCCGTCACCATCCTGCGCGGGCCCGTTGGCGTCGGCATCCTCCGAGTCAGAGGAGGTGAGGGAGAAGTGGTCGTCATCGGAGTCGTCGGCCTCGGGCGCGGGGACCAAGGGTGGGGGGAGGCAGGAGATGATCAGGGATACGATGCAGACCATGCCGTCCTGCGCGGACGGACCCTCCAGTGCCATGTTGTTGAACTGCTCCTCGATGTCGGCGTAGCTCATAaattctcctcctcctccatgtgcGGCGGCGGCCATGGTGGACGTGGCGGCACCCGGCAGAGACCGGCTAGGGTTTTGTCAGGGTTCTGCGAGGCGAGCAAGACTGAAGAAATGGGACTGGTTATCTAAACCAATTTGCTAATAAGATAGTACTCCATCAAGACAATTTTGCATAGATTCTGCAGGGCCAAAGAAAATCTCAAGTGCAGAAACTTAGATTCTGCAGGGCACAAGAGATTCAGAATCTGCAAGCCGTTCTGCATGGCTAAGGGAAGGGATGACCTGAACTTCTCTTCCCTGAGTGTAGCACATGAACATGCCCAAATCTACATGGCCATCCGGGCCTTTTAAGCTTACCAAAGCGAAAGAAAATATATCCATCTAAGACTACCATTCGCACAGAACAAAAAGCGCACTCCCAATCCTCAGAAGTTCGACTAAGTAAAACATGACACTAGATTTTACTCTGGTAGCAATCTGAAAACATGAAAGAAGGTAAAGAAACAGCAAAAAAAAAAGTGGTTATGTCACAGCAGATACTATGCTAGAGAGAGTCTGAGGTGAGGACGAGTTAACATGGTTCTTTCAGTTTCATGTACCATCTCTTAAGCTGCCACTATTCGACATGCTCAGTGCAGTTTACTGAACAAGATGTTTAATACTACCAATCTGAGAATTAGGACCTTCAAAAAAAATCTGAGAATTAGACATTTAATATAGAAAACTTGGAAGAGATGGTAACACATCCCAAACTCCCCAGCAGAAAAGTTTCTTTCACCAAAATTAAGCTTGGGCATGCATCAATGTAAAATGCTTGCTTCTTTTGAGTACTCCCTCCAATTGTACACACAAAGtaaaaaatacattttccatgcgactactatcaagatttacaAAATTTTATTTATACCATCCATTATTACAAGTAACAGCCGTGCACATGTTTGTGACCAAGAAAAGATAAGAACAGAGGTACAAAGGAAAGCTGGCCAGGATATAAACTTCACCTCAACAAATGACATGTAGTAGTATATACTTGACCTTGGCATGCACTACTGCTACTAAGATGTATCAAACAGACTAGGCACTTGCTAGGCACTGATGTTTTTTTACAGAGACAAAAAAATGCTAGTTAACTACTTCCTTGAGAGCACATTAGTACAGGCAAAAGAGGCACAGTAGACCCATCAACCTCTTAACTTCTATACCATAGAAAATGAGAGAGAATGATACATACTCAGTTTAGGCTGCTGTTGCATGCTCTCTGCAACAGAACTAGTAGTAGCAACTAAAACAAAGTCAGTAGTAAAAAAAAAAAAGCACGTGTTTAGCATGAGCTGAAAGTAGTTAGTGTTAGTTCCATTCTAGGCGTATTAACAACATTAGCTTATTTCATGTTCAAAGTTGTTTGAGCGGGGATATAATTCAATCTGCCTGATATTTGACATAACAGTCAAAAATTGAAAGCTTCTTAAATAAAACAATTGTAGTGTCCACAACAGCAAACAATCTTTCCAAAGAGACACTGGTACGAACGAGTGTACCATACATATTTAGCTTTTGAAGGACACATTTTTTGAACAAAGTATCCGATAATCCAATATCTAGAACTAATTTAATTATGGCCCTTAAAGATGGAACAGTACAGCAACGCTTATTTGCACCACAGGTTAACATTAGAACATGGAGTAGCTTCTATCAATAATAGACAGTTGCTACATATCGATCGCTAGGTTATCTACCATGGACAGTTCAGTGCACAAAAGACTGAGCACAAAGTTCAATGTAGAAACAGACTAAAGTTTTAACGAAGTAATGAGGTTCAACACAAGTCAAATGACTGACCACTAGATTCATGTGAGGGAGCACACAATTTTAAAATCAGCACAACTGCAAAACCTACACATTGACAGCCACCAGTGAATCACATTGTAAATTCAATGAACTTGCAGTTGAAGAAACCATCAAAAAGATAGATTGGCTGCCTAGCAGTACTTTTTCTTGCAGGTCGTTAGTATCAAAAAGAAAGATTGCAGGTCGCTCCGGCAGCCTAGATGTGAGCGTCGAAGGGAGGAGGAGCAGGGGTAGAAGCTGAGGTCGGGAGGATAGAACTTGGGAGGAGCCCAGGAGCTCATCGGTGTCAGTGCAGCGCCGTGCTCGTGGGAGGTAGCCATGGTGGGAGGAGGCAAGAAAACCTAGGGgaaaggaggggaggggaggggagaggaagaATCACCTGGGGGAGAACGGCAGGCAGCCGTAGGAGGACGCCGGCGtcgaggaggcggcgggcggcggcggcgcgttcTTGCTCCGTCTCTTGCTTCCCCGAGCCCTTCCTCGACGGGCCCTCCTAAACGCGCACCCACACCGCTCCTCCAGCACGCGATTTTGGACAAGCCCATGTGCGAGCTGGGTGCCCctattttttttttcatttcttcTTGTTTTTTCCTGCTTTTGTTTTTCCTTCTTTAAAAAATTATTAGGGATTGCAAAAAAATTCACAAATTTAGACAAAATTTCATATATTTCAACATAATGTTCCAAATTTCAGAAAATTtcacaaattaaaaaaaataGGTTTCAGAAAACGAAATATGTAAGTGGCAACCAGTGGCAGATTGCACCGTCAGTTCCAGCCGCCCTCCCGATCTCCTTCATTTCCCGCACGTCCTCGCGATATCCTTCCTTTCCCACACGTTCTCCCGATCTCCTTCCTTTCCTCATGATCTCCTTTCTTACCTCCCGGTCTCCTTCATTTCCCGCACGTCCTCGCGATCTCCTTCCTTTCCCGCACGTCCTCCCGATCTCCTTCCTTTCCCCGTGATCTCCTTCCTTACCTCCCGATCTCCTTCCTTTCCCGCACGTTCTCCCGatctccttcctttcctcctgatcTCCTTCCTTTCCCGCCCTCCTGATTTCCTTCCTTTCAATCATCAGTTACGACCCCACGCGCCTTTCCGATTTTGGGCAAGGGAGCTAACCACCTCGCCTATGACACTCATTGTTGAACAAGCTAAGAAAAATATTGTTTTTGACATGTTTTGCCTTTAATATTTTAGCACTGAAAAACTTTTGTTTCACCTATCAAACCTGGCACATAAACTTTTCCCGTGGTAAATTCTCCATCACCACCATGATAAATGACACACCACCAACATGATAACTTTTGTATACTACGCAGTACATTATGTGTAAGTAGCATGGTCATAAGCATTGAAGATGTGATAACTTTGGTGAAAGCATCATGGTAATTTTGATCATTGGGAAGAAATTTGTTGAACCTCGGCCCCTAGTAATTTCTGTAAATAGCACGATAACATTCATGCCATAGACCTGATAATTTAGATACAAGCATCATGGTAACTttaaccattggggaagaaaaATGTGAAAAAATACCAGATAATTTATGTGTAAATAGATGGTAATATA containing:
- the LOC125513571 gene encoding F-box/FBD/LRR-repeat protein At1g13570-like isoform X2, encoding MAAAAHGGGGEFMSYADIEEQFNNMALEGPSAQDGMVCIVSLIISCLPPPLVPAPEADDSDDDHFSLTSSDSEDADANGPAQDGDGQDHFSRLPRNLLSNIMSRLPTKEAARTMVLSTRWRCVWAATPLLVDDGHFRAAEGHSVFDAVRGISLCVAAHPGSIRAVRITRTSFYEQEYALQRLVAGLAAKKIQDLILFNRPWPINMPLPDDILRCASLSRLYIGIWNFPDIPTAHRPAFPNLHELGLFHSMVEDKKFNALLAHCPELKILSFALSYNYPSCLRIKSRSLRVVLEWVCTFDKIIVDNAPCLERLLFESFSERRRPVKIVHASRLEVLGFLDFQLHALEIGGTVIRAGMTMKDGAMLPSLKILAVKVQFSHDKEVKMLHTLLRCFPCLETLHIMLIGVLAVHCYTFQIDNIVHSILVS
- the LOC125513571 gene encoding F-box/LRR-repeat protein At5g02910-like isoform X1, with the protein product MAAAAHGGGGEFMSYADIEEQFNNMALEGPSAQDGMVCIVSLIISCLPPPLVPAPEADDSDDDHFSLTSSDSEDADANGPAQDGDGQDHFSRLPRNLLSNIMSRLPTKEAARTMVLSTRWRCVWAATPLLVDDGHFRAAEGHSVFDAVRGISLCVAAHPGSIRAVRITRTSFYEQEYALQRLVAGLAAKKIQDLILFNRPWPINMPLPDDILRCASLSRLYIGIWNFPDIPTAHRPAFPNLHELGLFHSMVEDKKFNALLAHCPELKILSFALSYNYPSCLRIKSRSLRVVLEWVCTFDKIIVDNAPCLERLLFESFSERRRPVKIVHASRLEVLGFLDFQLHALEIGGTVIRAGMTMKDGAMLPSLKILAVKVQFSHDKEVKMLHTLLRCFPCLETLHIMSIPSWSADRGDCAEAWNPMGSSNCFSHLKTFVLHGFRGLDREQLFVSYILEKGIKTLGIVCGDSDGVLVKGNAPSGGSSGSGISVCPATSCWSFQHAINLSVEDPFCVLSPHRFFC